A portion of the Chryseobacterium tructae genome contains these proteins:
- a CDS encoding transposase → MFGLAPRIYQSGKKSYSPGKCRTSKTHIRSLLYVCSWTAIKHNPPL, encoded by the coding sequence ATTTTTGGTTTAGCTCCTAGAATATATCAATCTGGAAAAAAATCGTATTCTCCTGGAAAATGTCGCACTTCCAAGACTCATATACGAAGTTTATTGTATGTGTGTTCATGGACGGCGATTAAACACAATCCCCCATTGTAA
- a CDS encoding helix-turn-helix domain-containing protein — MEKSEILKRVGKRIKELRIQKGISQADLVGKMEGNIDPTNISRIEAGRTNPTVITLYRIAEALDIKLIDILNIEVSER, encoded by the coding sequence TTGGAAAAATCAGAAATCCTTAAAAGAGTAGGTAAAAGAATTAAAGAATTGAGAATACAAAAAGGTATTTCCCAAGCTGATTTAGTGGGTAAAATGGAAGGCAATATTGATCCTACTAATATATCAAGGATTGAAGCTGGTAGAACTAATCCTACAGTAATAACCCTATACAGGATTGCAGAGGCATTAGATATAAAGCTTATTGATATATTAAATATTGAAGTTTCTGAAAGGTAA
- a CDS encoding JAB domain-containing protein, with protein sequence MKTNAKVAELFVSYSANIMSEQKISNSRESYSLIINHWNLDIIEMLEEVKILLLNRSNKVLGIYDLSKGGISSSIIDIKIILSIALKTLTSGIIIVHNHPSGNLSPSKADIDITEKLKSACKIMDIMLLDHLILSKEDYFSFADKGLL encoded by the coding sequence ATGAAAACAAATGCAAAAGTTGCAGAATTATTTGTTTCTTATTCTGCTAATATAATGTCTGAGCAAAAAATAAGTAATAGCAGAGAGAGTTATAGTCTTATTATCAATCACTGGAACCTAGATATAATAGAAATGTTAGAAGAAGTGAAGATATTGCTACTAAACAGATCTAATAAGGTTTTAGGTATTTATGACCTATCAAAAGGAGGAATTTCATCTAGCATCATAGATATTAAAATAATACTTTCCATAGCACTAAAGACCTTAACTAGTGGAATTATTATTGTTCACAATCATCCTAGTGGCAACCTCAGTCCTAGTAAAGCAGATATTGATATTACTGAGAAGTTAAAATCAGCCTGTAAAATAATGGATATTATGCTATTAGATCACTTAATCCTTTCAAAAGAAGATTATTTTAGTTTTGCTGACAAGGGGTTATTGTAG
- a CDS encoding DUF4280 domain-containing protein yields the protein MPQHITDTTQLKCDKGASPAPLTVTSQSFMKIEGKLQATEEDKQPNINIKPFGVCSVLRSSCSPSPVKWDNTSDFEIEGKKELLDSSTCQCSIGGKISVVKSAQNFVRE from the coding sequence ATGCCCCAACACATCACAGATACCACCCAGCTAAAATGTGATAAAGGAGCTTCACCAGCTCCACTCACAGTAACAAGTCAGTCTTTTATGAAGATTGAAGGGAAGTTACAGGCTACAGAAGAGGACAAACAACCTAATATTAACATTAAGCCTTTTGGCGTATGTAGTGTTTTAAGGTCTTCCTGCTCACCATCACCTGTTAAATGGGACAATACCTCTGATTTTGAAATTGAGGGTAAAAAAGAGCTATTAGATAGCTCTACATGCCAGTGTTCTATTGGTGGTAAAATATCAGTTGTGAAATCAGCACAGAATTTTGTAAGAGAATGA
- a CDS encoding T6SS effector amidase Tae4 family protein, with amino-acid sequence MKINNFIPTLLEQRRGIIATSGNQQTRPVQVLRPSWRDMIKNYPDTSIDVVTLYNDIGNKLINHYNDPKTRSSWENTCAFRMSKGLNYSGFKLPYNNSKYRAKGGEGGVHIGDDKLNYWYRVRELAQYLAEHLGTPEIDIKLDKLEMPVNLRKKNNLTQSEWTQLWNSKKKISQAEWSSINNTKGIITFDVSGWNNASGHLHYGTSNI; translated from the coding sequence ATGAAAATTAATAATTTTATACCAACATTACTTGAACAACGGAGAGGTATCATTGCAACAAGTGGAAATCAACAAACAAGACCAGTTCAGGTTTTAAGACCAAGCTGGAGAGATATGATTAAAAACTATCCAGATACATCTATTGATGTTGTTACTTTATATAATGATATAGGAAATAAATTAATAAATCATTATAATGATCCTAAAACGAGAAGTAGCTGGGAAAATACTTGTGCATTTAGAATGAGTAAGGGATTGAACTATAGTGGATTTAAATTGCCATACAATAATTCAAAATATAGAGCGAAAGGAGGAGAAGGAGGAGTTCATATAGGAGATGATAAATTGAACTATTGGTATAGAGTACGGGAGTTAGCTCAATATCTAGCTGAACATCTAGGAACGCCAGAAATTGATATAAAATTAGATAAACTTGAAATGCCAGTTAATTTGAGAAAGAAAAATAATCTTACGCAATCAGAATGGACGCAATTATGGAATAGTAAAAAAAAGATTTCACAAGCTGAGTGGTCTAGTATTAATAATACTAAAGGAATAATAACTTTTGATGTATCTGGTTGGAACAATGCTTCAGGTCATTTACATTATGGGACAAGCAACATTTAA